In the genome of Staphylococcus durrellii, one region contains:
- the ppdK gene encoding pyruvate, phosphate dikinase, whose product MTKLIYAFDEGKKGMKDLLGGKGANLAEMKRLGLPVPDGFTITTAACINYLEQGGQLSETLLSELHEQLTDFSARTNKAFSSKDNLLLVSVRSGAKISMPGMMDTILNLGLNDANVEKLAQKTNDERFAYDCYRRLLQMFGEVVYAVPMTAFDTYFNDFKKQHGYEIDADIPAEGLQEICERYKAIYKEKVNKPFPQEPIVQLTEAIEAVFKSWDNDRARVYRQLNDIPYNIGTAVNVQEMVFGNSGERSGTGVAFTRNPGTGEAKLFGEYLLNAQGEDVVAGIRTPKDITTLHEQMPQVHQQFVEVSQSLEQHYKDMQDIEFTIENEQLYILQTRNGKRTANAAINIAVDLVEEGVISKADAINQVEVKSIEQLLHPNFDKQALANATVISKAGLPASPGAATGKIVFSAEDAKLQAEQGHKVILMRPETSPEDIEGMVASEAIVTTHGGMTSHAAVVARGMGKCCVTGCADLEINTQERTVTFPQGVLQEGDIVSVDGANGDIYVGEIDTINAQRSAAFSQFMQWSKDIAQLSVRMNAETAQDIEAGYQFDATGIGLVRTEHMFFAPERLVEMRRFILAHNQEQRIAALNKISTYQTNDFEKILKQSEDRPTIIRLLDPPLHEFLPRSEEERESVAQQLNVPTNELNKYIEQLHEVNPMLGHRGCRLAITYPELYEMQVEAIINSMIRLKAQGIETNPEIMIPLVSTVEEFKTLKVMIVDKIERMTRESGQQLNYAIGTMIETPRACLIAGEIAKEADFFSFGTNDLTQLTYGFSRDDAGKFINAYSEQGIMEIDPFQTLDVDGMGQLIKLASERAKAANPNIKIGVCGELGGDMKSIVYFNTLPIDYVSCSPFRVPGAILATAQSAVESGRLSVQH is encoded by the coding sequence ATGACGAAATTAATATACGCATTTGATGAAGGTAAAAAAGGCATGAAAGACTTATTAGGAGGTAAAGGTGCAAATTTAGCCGAAATGAAACGTCTCGGCCTGCCCGTACCGGATGGGTTCACGATTACGACAGCGGCCTGTATTAATTATCTTGAACAAGGGGGTCAGTTGTCAGAAACTCTATTATCAGAACTTCATGAACAATTAACGGACTTCTCGGCACGTACGAATAAAGCATTCTCATCTAAAGATAACTTATTGTTAGTATCAGTGCGTAGTGGTGCTAAAATTTCAATGCCGGGAATGATGGATACAATCTTAAATTTAGGATTAAATGATGCAAATGTAGAAAAGTTAGCACAAAAAACAAATGACGAACGTTTTGCATATGACTGTTACCGTCGTTTATTGCAAATGTTTGGAGAGGTTGTCTATGCTGTACCTATGACAGCGTTTGATACATATTTTAATGATTTTAAAAAGCAACACGGTTATGAAATTGATGCCGATATACCGGCAGAAGGATTACAAGAAATATGTGAACGTTATAAAGCTATCTATAAAGAAAAAGTGAATAAGCCATTCCCACAAGAACCAATTGTTCAATTAACAGAAGCGATTGAAGCGGTCTTCAAATCTTGGGATAACGACCGCGCTCGCGTATATAGGCAGTTAAATGACATACCTTATAACATAGGGACTGCAGTAAACGTGCAAGAAATGGTCTTCGGTAATAGCGGTGAGCGTAGTGGTACAGGAGTAGCCTTTACACGTAATCCTGGTACGGGTGAAGCTAAGTTATTTGGAGAATATTTGTTGAATGCACAAGGTGAGGATGTTGTTGCTGGTATTCGTACGCCAAAAGATATAACTACATTGCATGAGCAAATGCCACAAGTACACCAACAATTTGTAGAAGTGTCGCAAAGTTTAGAACAGCATTACAAAGACATGCAGGATATTGAGTTTACGATTGAAAATGAGCAACTTTATATTTTACAAACGAGAAATGGTAAACGTACGGCGAATGCAGCGATTAACATCGCGGTCGATTTAGTAGAAGAAGGTGTTATTAGTAAAGCGGATGCTATTAACCAAGTAGAAGTTAAATCAATAGAACAATTATTACATCCTAATTTTGATAAACAAGCTTTAGCAAATGCGACCGTCATTTCTAAGGCTGGTTTGCCGGCAAGCCCAGGTGCAGCAACTGGCAAAATTGTATTCTCAGCAGAAGATGCAAAACTTCAAGCGGAACAGGGGCATAAAGTTATTTTAATGCGTCCAGAAACATCTCCAGAAGATATCGAAGGTATGGTAGCGAGTGAAGCGATAGTCACAACGCATGGAGGTATGACATCGCATGCTGCTGTAGTCGCTCGTGGTATGGGCAAATGTTGTGTGACAGGTTGTGCTGATTTAGAAATTAATACTCAAGAACGTACGGTCACATTCCCACAAGGTGTCTTACAAGAAGGTGATATTGTATCAGTAGATGGAGCCAATGGTGATATTTATGTTGGAGAAATTGATACTATTAACGCACAGCGAAGCGCAGCGTTTAGTCAATTCATGCAATGGTCAAAAGATATTGCTCAATTAAGCGTACGTATGAATGCTGAAACAGCTCAAGATATCGAAGCAGGGTACCAATTTGATGCTACTGGCATTGGACTTGTAAGAACTGAGCATATGTTCTTTGCACCTGAACGTCTAGTTGAGATGCGTCGCTTTATTTTAGCGCATAATCAAGAACAACGTATTGCAGCATTAAATAAAATTAGCACATATCAAACCAATGATTTTGAAAAGATTTTAAAGCAATCTGAAGATAGACCAACAATCATTCGTTTATTAGATCCTCCGTTACATGAATTTTTACCTCGCTCTGAAGAAGAAAGAGAGAGCGTAGCACAGCAACTAAATGTGCCGACAAATGAATTAAATAAATATATTGAACAATTACATGAAGTAAACCCTATGTTAGGTCATCGTGGCTGTCGTTTAGCCATTACTTATCCTGAATTGTATGAAATGCAAGTAGAGGCGATTATAAATAGTATGATTCGTTTGAAAGCACAAGGTATAGAAACGAATCCAGAAATAATGATTCCTCTAGTATCAACAGTGGAAGAGTTTAAAACGTTAAAAGTAATGATTGTAGATAAGATTGAAAGAATGACACGAGAAAGCGGTCAGCAATTAAATTATGCTATTGGAACAATGATTGAAACGCCAAGAGCTTGTTTAATTGCCGGTGAGATAGCTAAAGAAGCAGATTTCTTTAGCTTTGGTACTAATGATTTAACACAATTGACTTATGGTTTCTCACGTGATGATGCAGGTAAGTTCATCAATGCATATTCAGAACAAGGCATAATGGAAATTGATCCTTTCCAAACACTTGATGTCGATGGGATGGGTCAATTAATTAAATTAGCTTCTGAACGGGCTAAAGCAGCAAATCCTAATATTAAAATAGGTGTCTGTGGCGAGTTGGGAGGAGATATGAAATCTATCGTATACTTCAATACCTTACCAATTGATTATGTGTCTTGTTCACCATTCAGAGTACCAGGTGCTATCTTAGCAACGGCTCAAAGTGCAGTAGAAAGTGGGCGATTAAGTGTTCAACACTAA
- a CDS encoding PadR family transcriptional regulator — MFRRQFEEKAQHMRRRMMNKDGFGFGGHGPEDMERAFRARGKDRFFKKGNLQFVILKMLQDESKHGYQIIKDLEERFKGFYSPSPGSVYPILQMLEDREFVSTSRDGKKKVYTITEEGEQFLADNMKNDDMLQRMEQFKNMDFEAMKAMRGELQELFKKFMLAGKEAMNDDEKKQQFKKFVEQTTADLDNLYK; from the coding sequence ATGTTTAGAAGACAATTTGAAGAAAAAGCACAACATATGAGAAGAAGAATGATGAACAAAGATGGATTTGGATTTGGAGGACATGGCCCTGAAGATATGGAACGCGCATTTAGAGCACGTGGAAAGGATCGTTTCTTTAAGAAAGGTAATTTACAGTTTGTGATTTTAAAAATGTTACAAGATGAATCAAAACATGGTTATCAAATTATTAAAGACTTAGAAGAACGTTTTAAAGGATTTTATTCTCCAAGCCCGGGCTCTGTATATCCCATTTTACAAATGTTAGAAGACAGAGAATTTGTATCAACTTCACGAGATGGTAAGAAGAAAGTATATACAATAACAGAAGAAGGCGAACAATTTTTAGCAGATAATATGAAAAATGATGATATGTTACAACGCATGGAACAATTTAAAAATATGGACTTTGAAGCAATGAAAGCAATGCGTGGCGAGCTACAAGAATTATTCAAAAAATTTATGTTAGCTGGCAAAGAAGCGATGAATGATGATGAAAAGAAACAACAATTTAAAAAGTTTGTTGAACAAACAACAGCAGATTTAGATAATTTATATAAATAA
- the larE gene encoding ATP-dependent sacrificial sulfur transferase LarE — protein sequence MLTLKEKEQQLEKTLKEMKKVVVAFSGGVDSTLVLKKALDVLGENNVIGVVVESELFRSEEFDEAINLGHQLGAHILKTKISELEDRHIVKNTPKSWYYSKLLLYKKVESIKEAYHFSYVLDGMIMDDNDDFRPGLQARDELGIRSILQEVGLYKEDIRHLSKQLDLPVWNKPALCSLASRVPYGETLDETKINKINEAEKFILSLNINNVRVRYHNNIARIEVPEDDISQLIQHRRLIIDYLKSLDFDYVTLDLEGYRTGSMNEVLTTETTN from the coding sequence ATGTTGACATTAAAAGAAAAAGAACAGCAACTCGAAAAAACTTTAAAAGAAATGAAGAAAGTAGTTGTAGCCTTTTCGGGAGGTGTAGATAGTACGCTTGTATTGAAGAAAGCACTAGATGTACTTGGCGAAAATAACGTCATCGGTGTAGTAGTAGAATCTGAACTATTTAGAAGCGAAGAATTTGATGAAGCTATCAACTTAGGTCATCAATTAGGTGCGCATATTCTCAAAACAAAAATTTCAGAACTTGAAGATCGCCATATCGTTAAAAATACTCCTAAAAGTTGGTATTACAGTAAACTACTACTATATAAAAAGGTAGAAAGCATTAAAGAGGCTTATCATTTTAGCTATGTATTAGACGGCATGATAATGGATGATAACGATGACTTCCGTCCAGGTCTACAAGCACGTGACGAGCTAGGTATTAGAAGTATTTTACAAGAAGTAGGTCTATATAAAGAAGATATACGTCACTTAAGTAAGCAGTTAGACTTACCAGTATGGAACAAACCTGCCCTATGTAGTTTGGCTTCTCGTGTGCCTTATGGCGAAACTTTGGACGAGACGAAAATTAACAAAATTAACGAAGCTGAAAAATTTATTTTAAGTTTAAATATTAATAATGTTCGCGTACGTTACCATAACAATATTGCTCGAATTGAAGTCCCTGAAGATGATATTTCACAATTGATTCAACATCGCAGACTTATTATCGATTATTTAAAATCACTTGATTTTGACTATGTCACACTTGACCTTGAAGGCTATCGCACAGGTAGTATGAATGAAGTACTCACAACAGAAACAACAAATTAA
- the larA gene encoding nickel-dependent lactate racemase — protein sequence MKTVLLYGESNIEVEVPDNSTLIEPQDITPLDDDVTAIKSVLADPIGTPPLKEMVKSDDTVSIVISDITRPTPNHILVPCILEALSHVPRENFVIINGTGTHRDQTREELIQMLGKDIVDNIKIVHNHCHDKDSLVKVGHSEYGCDVYLNKDYVDSDFKIVTGFIEPHFFAGFSGGPKGIMPGIAGIETIMTFHNARMIGDIRSTWGNMEDNPLQNMTREINAMCKPDFMLNVALNKNKLITQVFAGELYEAHDVGCAYVKEHAMFRCEDRFDVVIASNSGYPLDQNLYQTVKGMSAAHKIVKEGGTIIMVSECADGLPDHGKFAEIFKRAESPQALLDMIHDPDFAEMDQWQVQKQASIQVFANVYVYSKLTDQQLEEAMLNPTSNIEETLKSLEKSHGRPLTIGVMPQGPLTIPYVES from the coding sequence TTGAAAACAGTACTTTTATACGGAGAATCAAATATTGAAGTTGAAGTACCTGATAATAGTACATTGATCGAACCCCAAGACATAACACCGTTAGATGATGATGTAACTGCAATAAAATCCGTTTTAGCAGACCCTATCGGCACACCACCATTAAAAGAAATGGTTAAGTCTGATGACACGGTGTCTATCGTTATTAGTGACATTACACGCCCTACACCAAACCATATATTAGTACCATGTATTTTAGAGGCGTTATCTCACGTACCTCGTGAAAACTTTGTCATTATTAATGGTACAGGAACACATCGAGATCAAACACGTGAAGAACTTATTCAAATGTTAGGGAAAGATATCGTAGATAACATAAAAATTGTGCATAATCACTGTCACGATAAAGATTCATTAGTAAAAGTCGGTCACAGTGAATATGGTTGCGATGTCTATTTGAATAAAGACTATGTTGACTCAGATTTCAAAATTGTTACTGGCTTTATAGAACCTCATTTTTTCGCAGGTTTCTCCGGTGGACCTAAAGGAATTATGCCTGGCATTGCCGGTATTGAAACGATAATGACGTTTCATAATGCGCGCATGATTGGTGATATACGTTCGACATGGGGCAACATGGAAGATAATCCATTGCAAAATATGACGCGTGAAATCAACGCCATGTGTAAACCAGACTTTATGCTCAACGTAGCATTAAATAAAAATAAATTAATTACACAAGTCTTTGCAGGTGAATTATACGAGGCGCATGATGTGGGCTGTGCATATGTAAAAGAGCATGCCATGTTTCGTTGTGAAGACCGCTTCGACGTCGTTATAGCTTCTAATTCAGGATATCCTCTAGACCAAAATTTATACCAAACGGTTAAAGGGATGAGTGCTGCACATAAAATTGTTAAAGAAGGTGGCACCATAATTATGGTATCCGAATGTGCTGATGGATTACCTGATCATGGTAAATTCGCCGAAATATTTAAACGTGCCGAATCACCACAAGCCCTATTAGATATGATTCATGACCCTGATTTTGCAGAAATGGATCAATGGCAAGTACAAAAACAGGCAAGCATCCAAGTATTTGCAAATGTTTATGTATATTCCAAACTAACTGATCAACAATTAGAAGAAGCTATGTTAAACCCCACATCAAATATAGAAGAAACACTCAAATCATTAGAAAAATCACATGGTAGACCTTTAACTATAGGCGTTATGCCACAAGGCCCATTAACAATACCTTACGTTGAATCTTAA
- the larB gene encoding nickel pincer cofactor biosynthesis protein LarB: MSDSNNDIEEILTKVQQNELSIAAAQAKLKHYDDLGFAKIDLHRPQRQGFPEVIFGEGKNPEQIASIINSLNHNNQTILVTRIDDDKANHILSIYPDLEHHPIAQIVCTPVANINKSNYVASIISAGTSDIHIAEEAAITAEVMGVTVKRFYDVGVSGIHRLFENIDDIRESKVSVVVAGMEGALCSVISGLVNHPVYAIPTSIGYGANLAGVSTLLSMINSCAPGTSVLNIDNGFGGGYNAAQVINMLETN, encoded by the coding sequence ATGTCAGACAGTAATAACGATATTGAAGAAATATTAACAAAGGTACAACAAAATGAACTATCTATCGCAGCTGCTCAGGCTAAACTAAAACATTATGATGACTTGGGTTTTGCTAAAATCGATTTACACCGCCCCCAAAGACAAGGCTTCCCAGAAGTTATTTTTGGTGAAGGCAAGAATCCCGAACAAATCGCTTCAATTATTAATAGTTTAAATCATAATAACCAAACAATATTAGTGACTCGTATTGACGATGATAAAGCCAATCACATACTGTCTATATATCCTGATTTAGAACATCACCCTATCGCCCAAATCGTTTGTACGCCTGTCGCTAATATTAATAAATCTAACTATGTTGCTTCCATTATTAGTGCTGGCACTTCAGACATTCATATTGCAGAAGAAGCAGCAATAACAGCTGAAGTTATGGGGGTTACCGTCAAGCGTTTTTACGATGTTGGCGTCTCAGGTATCCATCGTCTGTTCGAAAATATAGATGATATTAGAGAAAGTAAAGTTTCAGTAGTCGTTGCTGGCATGGAAGGAGCATTATGTAGTGTCATTTCAGGATTAGTAAATCATCCTGTATATGCTATTCCAACGAGCATTGGCTATGGTGCAAATTTAGCAGGTGTCAGCACCCTGTTATCAATGATTAATTCGTGTGCTCCCGGAACAAGTGTATTAAATATTGATAATGGCTTCGGCGGTGGTTATAATGCTGCTCAGGTCATCAACATGCTCGAAACAAACTAG
- the coaA gene encoding type I pantothenate kinase — protein MEFSKKQWGNIESSVDINLEDIDFESLLSLNDYATKQEIKALYFPLIELLSEKTRRHKDYITYIQQKIVDRKRTIPFVIGVSGGVAAGKSTVARLLAELLSKHNPDWNVDLITTDGYILPKKELLAQGIMSKKGFPESYESNTLIQHLKSIKDGENVPTYTYSHLTYDRLKDDYHYVDQPDILIIEGVNIFQVHGHAEQLVSDYIDYKIFLDVSLDLMKSWYIQRFLKLQQSAFQKPESHFYQYKNLTQHEAVKLATQLWNDINEPNVINNIYPTKSRADLILHKAENHTIDNLIFNQF, from the coding sequence GTGGAATTTTCAAAGAAGCAATGGGGAAATATAGAAAGCTCAGTAGATATAAATTTAGAAGATATCGATTTTGAAAGTTTATTAAGTTTAAATGACTATGCTACAAAACAAGAGATTAAAGCCTTATACTTTCCATTAATTGAGTTATTGAGTGAAAAAACGAGAAGACATAAAGATTATATTACATATATTCAACAGAAAATTGTAGATCGTAAACGTACGATACCTTTTGTGATAGGGGTTTCTGGTGGCGTTGCTGCCGGTAAGAGTACAGTTGCGCGTTTGTTAGCCGAATTGTTAAGTAAACATAATCCTGATTGGAACGTTGATTTAATTACGACAGATGGTTATATTTTGCCGAAAAAAGAGCTATTGGCACAAGGTATTATGTCGAAAAAGGGATTTCCTGAAAGCTACGAATCAAACACGTTGATACAACATTTAAAAAGTATAAAAGATGGCGAAAACGTACCAACTTATACGTATTCACATTTAACATATGACCGTTTAAAAGATGATTATCACTATGTAGACCAGCCGGATATATTAATTATTGAAGGCGTAAATATATTCCAAGTACATGGACACGCAGAGCAATTAGTAAGTGATTATATTGATTATAAAATTTTCTTAGACGTTTCTTTAGATTTAATGAAATCATGGTATATTCAAAGATTTTTGAAATTACAACAAAGTGCATTCCAAAAGCCAGAATCTCATTTTTATCAATATAAAAACTTAACTCAACATGAAGCGGTTAAATTGGCGACGCAACTATGGAATGATATTAATGAGCCTAATGTTATAAATAATATTTATCCGACTAAAAGTAGAGCGGATTTAATATTACATAAGGCTGAAAATCATACGATTGATAATTTAATATTTAATCAATTTTAA
- the cls gene encoding cardiolipin synthase, with protein sequence MQILLDASVSPIYKGILLFFFGINIILAFIIIFLDRDRRDATSTWAWLLLLFVMPIFGFILYIFLGRTVKLKSSYYSSKGDNVEDSKQRAKNQIKSSTEHVLSDDDPITKKHSDIVYSLLVKDQSFLSNNNHVDVYTDGHDLFNQMKEDLRNAQTYIHMEYYILELDGIGNEIVEILEQKAKEGLEVKLLYDAVGSKKLRKYKFKEFQENGGQVEAFFKARFIPFLNFRVNNRNHRKILIIDGKKGYVGGFNIGDEYLGLDEKIGYWRDSHLRIQGDGVDALQLSFIQDWNSQTSNEQLGFVDKYFPDNAYPGGNVMLQLGLSGPSDTWHQIEFGYLRMIMSAKESIYIHTPYFVPDKGYINALRIAAKSGVDVQMIIPNKPDQPLVHWATLSSVAELIQDGVKVYTYENGFIHSKMMVIDGEVSSIGSANMDIRSFELNFEVNAFIYNEGIATKLTEAFKEDLKVSKELTKKRYDERSGWVKFKQSIAKLASPIL encoded by the coding sequence TTGCAAATACTGTTAGATGCAAGTGTAAGTCCTATTTATAAAGGGATATTACTTTTCTTCTTCGGAATAAATATTATTTTAGCTTTTATCATTATCTTCTTAGATAGAGATAGAAGAGATGCAACGTCCACATGGGCTTGGTTGTTGCTATTATTCGTAATGCCTATCTTTGGTTTTATTTTGTATATTTTCTTAGGACGTACAGTAAAGCTAAAAAGTTCTTATTATTCAAGTAAAGGCGACAATGTTGAAGATAGTAAGCAACGTGCTAAAAATCAAATTAAATCGTCGACAGAGCACGTTTTGTCTGACGATGACCCAATTACTAAGAAACATTCTGATATAGTCTATTCATTGCTCGTAAAAGATCAATCGTTTTTAAGCAATAATAATCACGTCGATGTATATACAGACGGTCATGACTTGTTTAACCAAATGAAAGAAGATTTACGCAATGCACAAACTTATATTCATATGGAATATTATATTTTAGAATTGGATGGTATAGGAAATGAAATAGTTGAAATCCTGGAACAAAAAGCCAAAGAAGGCTTAGAAGTTAAGTTATTATATGATGCCGTTGGATCAAAAAAGTTACGTAAATATAAATTTAAAGAATTCCAAGAAAACGGAGGGCAAGTTGAAGCATTCTTTAAAGCGAGATTTATTCCTTTCTTGAATTTTAGAGTGAATAACCGCAATCACCGTAAAATTTTAATTATAGACGGCAAAAAAGGTTATGTAGGTGGCTTTAACATTGGCGACGAATACTTAGGTTTAGATGAGAAAATTGGTTACTGGAGAGACTCACATCTTAGAATTCAAGGTGATGGTGTCGACGCCTTACAACTAAGCTTTATCCAGGATTGGAATTCTCAAACGAGCAATGAACAGCTTGGCTTTGTGGATAAATATTTCCCGGACAATGCTTATCCTGGTGGCAATGTAATGCTACAATTAGGCCTCAGTGGTCCAAGTGATACATGGCATCAAATTGAATTTGGTTATTTAAGAATGATTATGAGTGCAAAAGAGTCTATTTACATTCATACACCATACTTCGTACCTGATAAAGGCTATATCAATGCATTACGTATAGCCGCTAAATCGGGCGTCGACGTTCAAATGATTATTCCTAATAAACCAGACCAACCTTTAGTCCATTGGGCTACATTATCTAGTGTGGCAGAACTGATTCAAGATGGCGTAAAAGTTTATACGTATGAGAATGGGTTTATTCATTCTAAGATGATGGTTATAGACGGAGAAGTATCCAGCATTGGTTCTGCAAATATGGATATACGTAGTTTCGAATTAAACTTTGAAGTAAATGCCTTTATTTATAATGAAGGTATTGCAACTAAATTAACTGAAGCATTTAAAGAAGATTTGAAAGTATCTAAAGAATTAACTAAAAAACGTTATGATGAACGTTCTGGTTGGGTTAAATTCAAACAGTCAATCGCTAAACTTGCTTCACCAATCTTATAA
- a CDS encoding pyruvate, water dikinase regulatory protein, whose translation MFNTKNNDKLTIFVISDSIGETAQRMIHATLSQFPDLNHIAIEKFAFIKSEEELVGILDRAVAKSAIVVTTLVNPDFNRVGSSYAKEKNIAYIDYMSGLIEFIQNRTHSEPILESGALRKLDEQYFKRIEAIEYSVKYDDGKHFTDIGEADALIIGVSRTSKTPLSMYLANKGYKIANIPLVPEVDIPDEVYKNKKMKVFGLTASPNYIMNIRSERVKVLGLSGPTNYNSMERIKEELAHAEEVFHKLNANVINTEYKSIEESAFYIEKFLIDESV comes from the coding sequence GTGTTCAACACTAAGAATAACGACAAATTAACGATATTCGTCATTTCTGACTCTATCGGAGAGACAGCACAGCGTATGATACACGCTACTTTGTCACAATTTCCAGATTTAAATCACATTGCTATAGAAAAATTTGCATTCATTAAAAGTGAGGAAGAATTAGTAGGTATACTAGATCGTGCCGTCGCTAAATCTGCAATTGTAGTGACGACTCTAGTAAATCCTGATTTTAATAGAGTGGGATCGAGTTATGCGAAAGAAAAAAATATAGCATATATAGATTATATGTCAGGATTAATTGAATTTATCCAAAATCGAACGCATAGTGAACCAATTTTGGAAAGTGGTGCTTTACGGAAGTTAGATGAACAATATTTTAAACGTATTGAAGCGATTGAATATTCGGTGAAGTATGATGATGGTAAGCATTTTACTGATATAGGCGAAGCGGATGCCTTAATTATCGGTGTTTCTAGAACTTCAAAAACGCCTTTGAGTATGTATTTAGCTAACAAAGGGTATAAGATTGCTAATATTCCACTTGTGCCTGAAGTAGACATACCAGATGAAGTCTATAAAAATAAAAAAATGAAAGTCTTTGGTTTAACTGCCAGTCCCAACTATATAATGAATATTCGTAGTGAACGTGTAAAAGTTTTAGGTTTAAGTGGACCTACAAATTATAACAGTATGGAACGTATTAAAGAAGAATTGGCTCACGCAGAAGAGGTGTTTCATAAATTAAACGCTAACGTAATTAATACGGAATACAAATCTATAGAAGAATCTGCTTTCTATATAGAGAAATTTTTAATTGACGAATCTGTATAA
- a CDS encoding FAD-dependent oxidoreductase, whose product MTSNKANKSIAIIGGGPGGLMLGLLLQQQGYEYTVFEKAHPSINSERGRSLDIHDDSGQLPIIEAGIYNRFKSLVRYDGEDTKVIAKDGTIIFEEDAEGEGGRPEIDRGELCDIILEQIDNNNIKYGYIFESLERLSNNKVAVSFTNGEVEQFDLVVGADGAFSKVRPYLSTVDADYTGISMVEINIDDVKNNYPELATYNKNGKAMALGGNQALLAQLNGDGRIKVYVSYRAPKEQLDTYKQLSMSELKAQLLSDFDDWHEDLKAYIHAMSDDVLFRRIYKLPIGFNWNHDAQVTMLGDAAHLMSPFAGEGVNTALYDAYIFVEALKANDDFDEAIRQYEQQIISYAQDRAQESQDNLELMFAPDGAQQMGEFFNFVESEA is encoded by the coding sequence ATGACTAGTAACAAGGCTAATAAAAGTATCGCAATTATAGGCGGTGGCCCTGGTGGCTTAATGCTTGGATTATTATTACAACAACAAGGTTATGAATATACTGTTTTTGAAAAAGCGCACCCATCTATTAATAGTGAACGCGGTAGGTCATTGGACATACACGATGATAGTGGACAATTGCCAATCATCGAAGCTGGCATTTATAATCGTTTCAAATCATTAGTAAGATATGATGGCGAGGACACTAAAGTTATTGCTAAAGATGGCACAATTATATTTGAAGAAGATGCCGAAGGTGAAGGTGGCAGACCAGAAATTGACCGTGGCGAACTGTGTGATATTATACTCGAACAAATCGATAACAATAATATTAAATATGGCTATATATTTGAATCACTAGAACGTTTATCTAATAATAAAGTAGCCGTATCGTTTACAAATGGTGAAGTTGAACAATTTGATTTAGTAGTAGGTGCAGACGGAGCATTCTCTAAAGTAAGACCATACTTGTCGACGGTAGATGCTGACTATACAGGTATTTCAATGGTTGAAATAAATATTGATGATGTTAAAAATAATTACCCAGAGTTAGCGACTTATAACAAAAATGGGAAGGCAATGGCACTGGGTGGTAACCAAGCATTATTAGCTCAATTAAATGGGGATGGACGCATAAAAGTGTATGTGTCATATAGAGCGCCTAAGGAACAATTAGACACTTACAAACAGTTATCAATGAGTGAATTAAAAGCTCAGTTACTAAGTGATTTTGATGACTGGCATGAAGATTTAAAAGCGTATATTCACGCTATGAGTGATGATGTTTTATTTAGAAGAATATATAAATTGCCTATCGGATTCAATTGGAATCATGATGCTCAAGTGACAATGTTAGGTGATGCGGCACACTTAATGAGTCCTTTTGCTGGCGAAGGTGTAAATACTGCATTATATGATGCGTATATTTTTGTAGAAGCATTAAAAGCGAATGATGATTTTGATGAGGCAATACGCCAATACGAACAACAAATAATAAGTTACGCACAAGACAGAGCACAAGAATCACAAGACAATTTAGAATTAATGTTTGCACCTGATGGTGCACAACAAATGGGAGAGTTCTTTAATTTTGTTGAAAGTGAAGCATAA